The following nucleotide sequence is from Futiania mangrovi.
GCCGGGCGCGAGAGGACGATCTGCGCGAGGGCGCTTTCCCCAGGTGCAAGCGTTGCGCGGTCCAGCAGGAACAGCCTCCCGGGGATATCCGCGCTGCCCAGGTGCACATGAACCGGCGTGTCCCGCTTCAGCGGGCGATCGTGCGTGGCGAGCAGGCGGACATCGACGTCGAGGCGCGCCGACGCAGGCGCCACGCGCGGCGCCACCAGCCAGTCGCCGCGGTGAATGTCGGCCTTCTCCACCCGGCCCGCCAGGTTGATCGCGCAGCGGTCGCCGGCGCGGGCCACCTCCGCCTGGCGGTTCTGCACCCTCAGCCCGCGGATCCGTACGTCGCGGCCGCTGGGCTCCAGCCGCAGCGTTTCGCCTTGCCCTGCGCGGCCCGACTGGACGAGGCCGGTGACCACCAGCCCCGTGCCGTCGACATGGAAGGCGCGGTCTATCGCAAGACGGAAGTTTCCACGCGGGTCGGGCGCGGGGGCGCTTTCGGCGAGCGCGCGCAGGCGTGCGGCAAGTTCGGCTACTCCCTCGCCGGTCGTGCTGGAGACGGGCAGCACGGGGGCATCCGCCAGGCCCGTCCCCTCCAGCAGGCGCGCGACCTCCCCGCGGGCCGCGTCGAGGCGGGCGGGGCTCACGCGGTCGGCCTTGGTCAGCGCCACCAGCCCTTCGCGCACCCCGACGAGGTCGAGCACGGCGAGGTGCTCCAGCGTCTGCGGCATCGGACCGTCGTCCGCCGCGATCACCAGCAGCGCCGCCCGTATCCCCGTCACCCCCGCCAGCATGTTGCGGACGAAGCGGCTGTGGCCCGGCACGTCGACGAAGCCGATGGTATGGCCCGGCGCGATCTGCGTGTCGTAGACGAAGCCCAGGTCGATGGTCAGGCCGCGCGCCTTCTCTTCCGGCAGGCGGTCTGCGTCCTGCCTGGTCAGCGCGCGCAGAAGGCTCGTCTTGCCGTGGTCGACATGGCCCGCCGTGGCGATGATCATGGCGCCCCGTCCGAAAGGTCGAGCGCGCCGAGTTGCCCGACGAACGCTGCCTCGTCCTCCAGGCAGCGCAGGTCGAACAGCAGCGCACCGCCCGCGATGCGTCCGATCACTGGGCGCGGCAGGCGGCGGAACGCGCGCGCCAGCGCCTCCACCTTGCCGCCCGCCTTCCGCCCCCCGTGCGGGGTGAGCGCGAGCGCCCGGCTCGGCAGAAGGTCCACAGGCAGGGCGCCGCTGCCGATCTGGCTCCGGCACGCCACGATCTCCACGTCCGCGGCCCCGTCGACTGCGGTGCGCACCGGCCCCGCGAGACGCTCGGCCCGCCCGGCGATCTCCGCTTCCGGAACGGTCAGCATCCGCAGCACGGGCAGCCGCGCGGCCAGGCGTTCGGGGCTCTCGTAGAGGCGCAAAGTCGCCGACAGCCCGGCGAGAATGATCTTGTCGAGGCGCAGCGCGCGCTTCATCGGGTTGCGGCGGATGCGGTCCACGAGATCCGCACGACCGGCGACGATCCCGGCTTGCGGGCCGCCTAGCAGCTTGTCGCCGCTGAAGGTGACGAGGTCCATGCCGGCAGCCAGCGACTCGCCGGGCGTAGGCTCGTGCGGCAGGCCGTAGCGTTCGAGATCGACGAGCGTGCCGCTCCCCAGGTCGCAGACGGCGGGAAGCCCGGCCTCATGGGCGATCCGGGCGACGTCGGCTTCGCTCACGGCGGCGGTGAAGCCGGTGACGGCGTAATTGCTGGCATGCACCTTCATCAGCAGTGCCGTTTCGTCCCCGATCGCGCCGGCATAGTCGCGCGGGTGCGTGCGGTTCGTGGTGCCGACCTCCCGCAGCCGGGCGCCGGCGCGCGCCATCACGTCGGGGATGCGGAACGCGCCGCCGATCTCGACAAGCTCGCCGCGGGAGACGATCACCTCCCGGTCCTGCGCCAGCGTGTTGAGCACGAGCAGCACGGCGGCTGCATTGTTGTTGACGAGGGTCGCGGCTTCTGCCCCGGTCAGGCGGCAGACCTGTGCCTCGACACGCGCGTCCCGGTCCCCGCGGCGTCCGGTCTCGAGGTCGTATTCGAGGTCCGATGGCTCGGCCGCCGCCGCTGCGATCTCGCGGATCGCTTCCTCCGCCAGCGGCGCCCGGCCGAGGTTGGTGTGGATCACGGTGCCGGTGAGGTTGAAGACGCTGCGGACCGCCGGTGCGAGCCGCTCCGCGATCCGCGTCCCTGCCATGCCGGCAAGCGCCTGCGGGTCGGAAAACGTCTCCGCGTCCGCTCCGCCCGCGATCCGCGCTCGAGCTTCGGCGAGCACGTCGCGGACGGCATCGCGCACCGCTGTCGCGCCGTGCGCAAGGACGAGCGGTTCGAACGGCGCGCTCTTCAGCAGGGCGTCGATGGATGGCAGCAGATCGTAACGCGGGCGCGCATGTGTCCTGGCGGCATCCATGTTCCGGCACGTGTTCCGATGGCGGGTTGGCAGCTTCCGGTCAGCCTAGGACCCGCGCCAACTCATTGTCAATCAAGTGAATTTATTGCCTATGCGCAACAAGGAGCGTGCCGATGTCTGCCGCCATCGCGCGCCGACAAGGGCCGTGCCAGCCATGCCGCCTTCGTGTAAGAGGGCGGGGGCGGCATGGGTGATGCGGGGAGCGGGACCGAAACGTGTCGATGGAACGCGCCGATACAGCGGGTGCCGCGGTGCTGGTCGCCCATGGGTCGCCCTCCGATCCGGTGACGCAGGAGGCGGCGGTGCAGGCGCTGGCCCGCGCCGTCGCCGCGGAATTGCCGGGCGTCTGGGCGGTGCGCGCCGCCACCCTGGCCGCGGACGGGGCGCTGGAGCGCGTATTCGACGGCCTCGCTTCGGGCGCGTGCGTGTTTCCCCTCTTCATGTCCGACGGCTGGTTCGTCGGGACCGCGCTGCCGCGCCGCCTGCAGGCGCTTGGGCGGGGCGGGGCCAGGATCCTGACCCCGCTCGGCATGCTGCCGGCCTTCCACGACCTGTGCGCGGAGCTCGTGCTTGCCGCGATCGCCGCCGAAGGCTGGCGGCCCGATGACACCGCCGTGATCCTTGCTGCCCACGGATCGCGCCGCGGCGAGGTTCCCGCCCGGCGGACGCGGGAGGCGGCGGAAGCGATTGCCAGCAGGGCCGGGGTGCGGAGCGTGCAGCCGGGCTTCGTCGAGCAAGCGCCGTTCCTCGCCGATACGCTGCGCGCCGCGCCGCCGCAGGCGCTGTGCCTGCCGTTCTTCGCGGCCGATGCAGGGCACGTGACGCACGACCTGCCCGCCGCCGTCGCGGCGAGCGGCTTTCGCGGACCCGTGCTGCCCGCCGCCGGAACGGCGCCCGGCGTGGTCCGGATCGTTGCGCGTGCATTGTGCGAAATTCCCCGGTCCGATGGGTCTTAGGCGCGGGTCTGGCAGACCGTTTCGCCGCAGGGATAACTCGCACGTCGAAAAAGTTACTCAAGAGTCACAAAAACCACTCGACATTTTTTCGGGTGAATGATGAGCTATTTGCAAGCGGGCTCCGGACGGTCATGTTCCCACGCGGAACAGACCATTTCATCGGAGGGGCGGGGGACGATGTCACGCTGGGCGAACGCAGTACCGGATCGCGAGACGCAGCTTGAAAACAAGCGCAAGGCGATCATTCGCGAGGCGGCGAAGGTCTTCAACCGGCGCGGCTCGCACGGCACGACACTCGACGACGTGGCCGAGCGCCTGGGCGTGACCAAGGCTGCGCTCTACCGCTATGTGCGCAACAAGAACGACCTGCTCTACGCCTGCCACGAGGAGGCGATGGAGATCGCGCGCGAGTGCATGGACCGCGGCGAGGCCGAGGGGCGCACCGGCCGCGAGAAGATCGAGATCGGCATGAAGGGCTATCTGCGCGAGATGATCGGCGCGATGGGCGTGCCCGTGCTGATCCTCGAGGAGAACACGCTCACCGGCGAGCGTGCGCGGCGCATCATCGGCCTGCGCGACGCGTTCGAGGCGCGGATGCGCCGGCTGGTGGAGGAGGGGATTGCCGACGGCTCCATCGCGCAGGTGAACCCCAAGCTCGCGATCTTCATGCTGCTGGGCGCGGTGCATTGGGTGACCAAATGGTACTCGCCCAAGGGGGTCTGGACAGCCGACGACGTCTCCGACGCGCTGATCGAGATGGTCATGCGCGGGCTTTCCGCGGCACCGTCGCCGGCGCTCACCGCCCGTATCCATCACACGACGGTTCCGTTCAAGCGGCCGAAATAAAGAAAACGATCAAGGGAGAGGATGCCCATGGATTTCGACCTGACGCCCGACCAGCAGGCCCTTCAGAACAATGTGCGCGAGTTCGCGCAGGCCGAGATCGCGCCGCGGGCCGAGGCGCTGGACCGTGACGGCGTCTTTCCCACGGACCTCTTCCAGAAGCTGGGCGAACTGGGCGTCATGTCGATCCCGTTCTCGCCCGACTACGGGGGCATGGGCCTCGGCATCACCGAGGCCGTGCTGGCGATCGAGGAGGTGGCGCGCGCCGACCAGTCGCTGGCCGTCTCGGCCATGGTCTCCATGGCGACGGGCCTGACGGTCGCCCGCTTCGGCACCGAAGAGCAGAAGCGCCAATGGCTGCCCGACATCGTTTCGGGCCGCAAGATCTGCTCCATCGCCGGGACGGAGCCGGACGCGGGCAGCGACACCGCGGGCTTCAAGACGCGCGCGACGCAGGTGCGCGACGGCGAGTGGTCGATCACGGGCGAGAAGGCCTACATCACCAATCCGGGCACGGACATTTCCAGCTTCACGCTGATCCTCGCCGTCTCAAGCCCGAAGGAGGAGGCGCGCAAGCAGTTCACGCTCTTCCTCGTGCCGAACGACACGCCCGGCTACACGCGCGGCGAGAAGTACCGGAAGATGGGCTGGCGGTCCTCGGACACGCGCCCGCTCTATCTCGACGATTGCCGCCTGCCGTCGAGCGCCATCGTCGGCCAGCCGCACGGCGGGCGTTTCGTGCTGCACAAGGGCTACCAGGCCGCGCGCCTCTTCCTGGCGGCCTGTTCGCTGGGTCTTGCGCAGGCGAGCCTCGACCACTCCATCGCCTACGCGAAGGAGCGGCAGGCGTTCGGCGGCTCCATCGGCAAGCTGCAACTGATCCAGGAGATGATCGCCAAGATGGCGCTGAAGGTGGACAGCGCGCGCCTCGTCACCTACCGCGCCGCGTGGTCGGTGGACGCGGGCCGCGACGACCTGAAGGCGCTCTCCATGGCCAAGCTGCACGCGACCGAGACGGGCTCGGAGGTCGCCAACATGGCGATCCAGGTGCACGGCGGCTGGGGCTTCATGGACGATTGCCCGGTGTCCCGCTATCTGCGCGACAACCGCATCTGCACCATCGGGGACGGCAGTTCGCAGATCCAGACCCTGCTGATCGCGCGGGAGTGCGGTCTGGATGTGACGTTCCAGTAGCGTACGAAAAACAAAGAGAAAAACGACAAGGCGGCGGGCCGTGAATCCGCTGCGAACGGGAGGAGTGTGCCCATGGTCGGGAAACCGGCGGATGCGGGTGCCGTACTGGAGGCGCATGACCTCTGCCTGCGCTTCGGGGCGGTGGAGGCCCTGAAGTCCGTCTCGCTGAGGGTCATGCCACGGCAGATCCACGCGGTGATCGGGCCGAACGGCGCGGGCAAGTCGAGCCTGCTCAACTGCCTGTCGGGCTTCTACCGTCCGCAGTCGGGCGCGGTGCGCTTCATGGGCGAGGACATCTCCACGCTCGCCCCGCACCGGCGCGCGGGCCTGGGCATCAGCCGGACCTTCCAGGGCATCCAGACCTATCCGTCCATGACCGCGCGGGAAAACATCCTGAGCGGTTTCCACAACCGCATGAAGGGGGGCCTCTTCCGCGCGCTGCTCTACTGGGGACCGGCGCGCAAGGAGGAGGAGGCGTTCGCCGCCAGGGCCGAGGACATCATCGAGTTTCTGGAGCTTGAGCAGGAGCGGCACCATCCCGTGGGCGACATGTCCTATGGCATGCGCAAGCGGGTCGACCTCGGCCGCGCGCTCGCGCTCGACCCGCGCATCCTCATCATGGACGAGCCGATGGCCGGCATGAGCCCGGAGGAGAAGGGCGACCTCGCGCGCTTCGTCCTCGACATCCGCGACGGGCTCGACATCCCCATCGTGCTGGTCGAGCACGACATGGAGGTGGTCATGGACATCTCCGATCGCGTGACCGTGATCGACTTCGGACAGGTGATCGCCAGCGGCACGCCCGACGAGGTGCGCGCCAACCCGGCGGTCATCGCCGCCTATCTCGGGGGAGAGGCGGCATGACGGCCCCGGTCCGCACCATGCGCGCCGAACCGGTGGCGACGCCGCGCCAGTCGAACGGGCGCACGCTGCCGCAGCTTCTGGCCGACAATGCACGCGAATTCGGGTTGAGACCCGCCGTGGTGTCCAAGCGCGCCGGCATCTGGCGGCCCAAGACCTGGGCGCAGATCCTGGACGAGGTGCGCATCTGCGCCCGCGGCCTCGCAGCGGAGGGTCTCAAGCGCGGCGAGGTGCTGGCCTTCATCTCCGAGAACATCGAGGAGCAGTTCATCCTCGAGCTTGCCGCGCAGTCGATCGGCGCGATCGCGGTCAGCGTCTATCCGGACGCGACGCCCGACGAGCTTGCCTATGTGCTCACCCATTCCGGCGCCGCGATGGTTATGGGCGAGGACCAGGAGCAGGTCGACAAGATCCTCGCCTGCATCGATCAGGCGCCGGGCTTGCGCCGCATCCTCTATGTCGACGGGCGCGGCCTCTGGGATTATGCGGAGGAGCGGCTCCTCTCGCTCGACGCCTTGCGCAAGGTGGGCGAAGGCTTCCACAGCGACGCCTGGGCCGACGCGCAGATCTCCGAGGGAAAACAAGGAGATGTCGCGGTCTATTGCTACACGTCCGGCACGACGGGCCGGCCCAAGGCCGCGATGCTGAGCCACGCCTTCATCCTCGACAACGCGCACCGGCTCATGGGCGCGCTCGACGTGAAGCCGGGTGGAAATTACCTCTCCTACATCTCGCCTGCGTGGGCGGCGGAGCAGTTCTTCGGCATCGCGCTGCCGCTGCTCGCGCCCATGGTCGTGCACTTCGCCGAGAAGCCGGAGACGATCCAGAACGACCTGCGCGAGATCGGGCCGGAGTTCCTGATGTTCACCCCGCGCCAGTGGGAGATGCAGGCCTCCGACGTCGAAGCCCGCATGATGGACGCAAGCCCCTGGCGCCGCCGGCTCTACCGCTGGGGTCTGGCGCAGGGCCGCGCGCGCATGAAGGGCGAGGGCGGGCTCTTCCACCGCCTGATCGTCTGGCCGCTCGCCGACCAGCTTGTGCTGAAGGGCATCCGAGACCTTCTGGGGCTGACCCGCGCGCGGGCGGTTCTTTCAGGCGGATCAGGGCTTTCGGCGGAACTCTTCGAGCGCTATCGCGCCTTCGGCGTACCCCTTGGCAACCTCTACGGGTCGACCGAATGCGGCCTCATCTCGACCCACCGGCCCGGCAGCAAGACGCCGGAGACGATGGGCACGCTGATGCCGTCCGACCCCACGATCACGCAGCCCATAGAGGCCTGGGTGGACGACCGCGGGCAATTGCGGCTGAAGGTGCTGGCTTTCTCGGGTTACCTCGGCGACTCGCAGTCGACCGCGGAGATGGGCGATCCTGCCGTGGGCCTCGAAACCGGCGACGCGGTGCGGGTCGACGAAAAGGGCGAGCTGATCTTCCTCGACCGGCTGAAGGATCTGCGCCACCTCAAGAGCGGGCTGAGCTATCCGCCGCAGTTCATCGAGAACCATTTGCGCGCCGACGCCATGATCCGCGACGCCATCGTGATCGGCGACGAGAGCCGCGAGCATGTCGTCGCGCTCGTGAACATCGATCCGGAGATCGCCGGCCGCTTCGCAGAGCTCAACGGCCTCGCCTACGGCACCTTCCCGGAGCTGAGCCAGTTGCCCGCGATCCGCGCAGAGATCGGCAAGGCCATCGCGCGGGTCAATGTGCTGGTCGATCCCTGGGCGCGCGTCGTGGCCTTTGCCAACCTGCCCAAGGAACTCGACGCCGACGAGGCGGAACTGACGCGGTCGCGCAAGCTCCGGCGCGAGCACATCCACGCCCGCTACGCCGCGATGATCGAGGCGCTCTACCGCGGCGACGCCACGCTCTCCACCGAGATCGAGGTCAAGTATCAGGACGGCACGACGAGCCTGCTCAGGGCCGAGGTCGCGCTCAACCGCATCGACGAGACCGGCGTGGCCGGGGAGGGCCGCCCATGACCAACCTCATCCAGATCCTGATCGACGGCGTGCTGGTCGGCCTGGTCTACGGCCTCGTCGCGATCTCCTTCGTCGTCATCTACCGCGCCTCGCGCATCGTGAACCTGGCGCAGGGCGAGGTGCTGGTGTTCGGCGCGCTGTTCCTGTGGACCTTCACGCTGGGGTTGGAGCACGTGGGCGCCGGGCTTCCGCTCGTCGTGGGCATCCTGTTGACGCTCGCCGCTTGCGTGGTGCTGGGCCTGATCCTTGAGCGGTTCGTGTTCCGCCCGCTGATCGGCCAGCCGGCCTTCGCGATCTTCATGGCGAGCATCGCGCTGCTGATCCTGCTGCGCGGCCTCGCACAGCTCGTCTGGACGGCGGAGACGCGCTCCTTCCCCGTGATCCTGCCAGAGGGCGCGTTCGAGATCGGCCCCTTCCTCATCAACACGCGGCTGTTCCTCGGCGCGCTGTTCACGGTAGCGCTGACCTTCGGGCTCCATGCCTTCTTCACCCGCTCGCGCCGGGGCCTGCGCCTCGCGGCGGTGGCGGAGGACCACAACACCGCCCTGTCGCTTGGCGTCTCGGTCCGGGGCGCGATCGCGGTCGCCTGGATCCTGGGCGCGATCGTCGCGACCTTCGCGGCGATGGTGCTGCTGTCGGGCCGCATCGTCTCGCTGGAGGTGGCGACCATCGGGTTCAAGGCCCTGCCCGTGGCCCTGCTGGGCGGGCTCGAATCGATCCGCGGTGCCCCGCTCGCGGGCATCCTGATCGGCGTGGGGGAGGCCTTGGCCATGGCCTACCTCGACCCGCATACCAATGGCGCAGCCTCCGCCGTCCTGCCCTTCTGCGTGATGATCGGCGTGCTGCTGATCCGTCCGCAGGGCCTGTTCGGCTGGAAGAAGATCGAGAGGCTCTGAGATGCTCCCCACCGGCGTCCATTTCGAGACCTATGCGGGCGAGGCGCGCATCCTCAAGACGCGGCGCGCGACCGCCTGGCTCGGCCTGCTCATCCTCGGCCTCGTGATCCTGCCGCAGGCGGTCGGGCCTTACACGGTCGGCGTCTTCACCCACATGTTCATCACGCTGATGGCGGTCTACGGGCTTTATGTCACGGTGGGGCTGGGCGGGCAGATCAACATCGCGCAATCGGCCTTCGTGGGCGTGGGCGCCTTCGCGACGGCGAAGCTTTCGGGCTACGGCCTGCCGTTCTGGGCGGTGATCCCGATGGCGGCGCTGATCACGGGGGCGGTTTCCGTGATCTTCGCGCTGCCGGCGGCGAAGGTGAAGGGCTTCTACCTCGCTTTGACCACCCTCGCGGCGCAGGTCATGTTCCCCATCGTGATCTTCGCACTGCCGATGGACTGGCTGGGCGGGCTCGTCGGCATGGCGGTCGAACCGGTGCGCCTCGGCCCCATAACGCTCGGCAGCCCGGTACACTTCTACTATTTCACGCTGGTTCTCGTGGGCCTGCTCACGGTCGCGGCCTTCAACCTGCCGCGCACCCGCTTCGGCCGGTCGCTGATGGCGGTGCGCGACAATGACGTGGTGGCGGAAGTGATGGGCGTGCCCGTCTTCCGCACCAAGGTGATGGCGTTCTTCGCCGGCTCGCTGTTCGCGGGCGTGGCGGGGGCGTGCACCGCCTATTTCCTGCAGTTCGTGACGGTGGAGAGCTTCACGCTCTTCGCCTCCGTCTGGTACCTCGGCATGCTGATCGTCGGGGGTGCGGCAAGCCCCGTGGGCGCGATCCTGGGCGTCGTCTTCATCACCGCTGTGCAGGAGGGCCTGCACAGCGCCGCAACCGTCATGCTCCAGTCGGGGGCTGCGGGCGGGGGGATGCTGTTCGCGCTCACCTCCATCGTGCTCGGCGGCTGCATCCTCGTCGCACTGATTTTCGAACCGCGCGGACTGGCTCACCGGTGGTCGGTGATCCGGACCGCGTTCCAGCTCTGGCCGTTCCCGCGCAACTGAAGATCGACGCCAGTGCTGCAAGACCGGGGGCGGGAAAGCCTCCGGAACGAAGGGAGGAAAGGACCATGAAGTACAAGTGCGCGATTGTCGCCGGCGCCATGCTGGCGATGGCGAGCGGACCCCTGTCCGCCGCCGAGTACGTGATGAGTGCGAGCGCGGACTATTCCGGCCCGTTCGCGGACGTCATGCCGAACGCCATGTCGGGGATCAACGCGATCGCCGACTGGTGGAACGCCGAGGTCGGCAAGGACCTGGGCGTCACCGTGCAGGTGAAGATCTACGACATGCGCTACGACGCATCCGTGATCGCGCGCACCTGGCCGGCGATTCTCAGTTCCGACCAGCCGATCCTCCACCTGGGCTTCGGCTCGCCGGACCTCGTGACGCTGATGAAGCGCCTGCCGGGCGACAAGGTGCCAATGCTGATCGGCACGGCGATGGTCGGCCTCGTCTGGGCGCCGGACGGCTGGCATTACTCGATCCGCCCGACCTACAGCCACGAGTTCGCAGGCCTGATGTCCGACCTGCAGGAGAAGAAGGGCGACAAGCTGAAGATCGGCGCGGTCAGCACGCAGAAGTCGGCGGGCTTCGTCGACCAGGTGAAGGGCGTGCAGAAGCTGGCGGAGATGTACCCGGAGCGCTTCGAGGTGCTGGAGGTGCAATGGGTCGAAGCCTCGCCCGTCTCCGTCACCAACAACATCCGCGCCATGCTGGACGGCAAGCCGGACGTGATCCTCGTCGGCGGCACCACCGCGCAGGTGATTGCCACGGCGCAGGCACTGGAGGAACTGGGCGCCAAGGTGCCGATCATCTCGTCCACGCACAACGGCCTCTCCGAGGTCGCCAAGGGCATCGACATGGCGAAAATGGAAGGCTCCTTCTCCGCCTTCTCCTTCGCCCCGCCCGCGCGTGACGGCCTGCCGATCCGCGACGTCTACGAGAAGTACAAGAAGGACGGCAACTGGGGCCTGATCACGGCCCAGTCGGCGGCGCAGGCGCTGCTGGCGCTGCGCGTGCTCGAGCATGCGGTGAAGACGGTCGGCGCCGACAACGTCACCGGCGAGGCGATGCGGGCGGCGCTGCTCGACCGCGTCTACACGGAGGAGGAGCTTCTGGGCTCGCTCCCCTCGGTCGACTTCGACACCACCGCGCCCTTCCCGATCGGCGAGATCAAGGCGACGGCGGAGGTCGTGGAGGGCGGCAAGATCGTCCCCTACGGCGAGGGCTGGATGCGGGTCCCGCCGCTCGAGAAGTGGTAAGCGGCGGCTGACGGCGGAAACGGAGAGCAGGCCCATGGGACTGACCCTGAGCAATGTGGACGTGGTCTATGGCGGCGTGATCCAGGTGCTGCGCTCGGCGAACCTGGAGGTGCCCGACGGTGCGATGGTCGTGCTGCTGGGCTCCAACGGCGCCGGCAAGACCACGACGCTCAAGGCCATCTCGGGCCTGCTCCATTCCGACCTGGGGGAGGTGACGGCGGGCCGGATCACGCTCGACGGCACCGACATCACCAATGGCGACCCCTACGACATCTTCGGGCGCGGCGTCGTGCAGGTGCTGGAGGGCCGCAAGGTTCTCGAGCACCTGACCGTCGAGCAGAACCTGATGGTGGGTGCGCACCGGCGCACCGACCAGGCGCAGGTGAAGGCGGACCTCGACCGGGTGTTCAGCTATTTCCCGCGCCTTCCGGACCTTCTGAAGCGCACCGCCGGCTATCTCTCCGGCGGCGAGATGCAGATGCTGCTGATCGGGCGCGCGCTGATGGCGCGGCCCAAGCTGCTGATCCTCGACGAGCCGTCCATGGGGCTCGCGCCGATCCTCGTCGAGCAATTGTTCGAGGCCATCGGCCGCATCAAGCGGGAGGAGGGGCTGACCGTCCTGCTCGTCGAGCAGAACGCGCGCGCCGCGATTGCCCAGTGCGACTATGGCTATGTGATGGAGGGCGGCCGCATCGTGCTGCACGGCACGCGCGAGCAGCTCGAAAGCAACCAGGACGTCCAGGAGTTCTACCTGGGCTTCTCCGGCGAGGACAAGCGGCGCAACTTCCGCGAGGTGAAGCATTACCGCCGCCGCAAGCGGTGGCTCGGATGACCGCGATGCGTGTCACCTCACCCCGTTCACTCGATGGCGCCCGCGGCGCGCAGCGCGGCGATCTCGTCCGCGCCGAAGCCCCATGGCTCCAGCGCCTCGGGCGCGTTGCGGCAGCCCTCCGCGCCCGTGATGGCGATGGCGCCGGGCGTGCGGCTGAAGCGGGGTGCGGGCGCGTGCTGCATCACGCCGTCGACGTCGATGAAGGCGGCGCGCGCGGCAGCCTGGGGGTGGGCTTCGGCCTCCGCCATGTCGAGCACGGGCGTGACGCAACCGTCGGTCCCGTCGAACAGTTTTGCCCAGTGATCGCGCGGCTGGCCGGCGAAGATTTCACCAAGCCTTTCCGTGCAATAAGCCTCGTCCTTCACCTCATTGCTCAGGAAGCGCGGGTCGCTGTCGAGCCCGAGCGTCTTGAGCAGGACCTTGCGGAAGGCGGGCTCGATCGCGCCGACCGCGACGTGACGCCCGTCGGCGCACACATAGGTGCGGTAGAAGTGGCGCCCGCCGTCGATGGTGCTTGTGCCGGGCGGGGTCTGGCCGCCGCCCGCGACCGCCAGCGCCTTGAGCAGGGCATAGAGGCTCGCCGACCCGTCCACGATGGCGGCGTCGACGACCTGGCCTTTGCCGGACTGGCGCGCCTCGATCACGGCCGCCAGCAGGCCGAACGCCATGAACAGGCCGCCGCCCCCCATGTCGCCGATCAGCGGCGGCAGGCCGGTGGCGAGCTTTCCCTGCTCCCCGAAGAGCGACAGCGCGCCCGACAGCCCGATGTAGTTGAGGTCGTGCCCCGCCATGCGCGAAAGCGGCCCGTCCTGGCCCCAGCCGGTCATGCGGACATAGGCCAGCCGCGGATTGGCGGCGAGGCAATCTTCGGGGCCGAGGCCCAGCTTCTCCATGGTGCCGGGGCGATAGCCCTCGATCAGCGCGTCGGCCTCCGCGACAAGGCGCAGGATCAGCGCGCGCCCCTCGACCGACTTGACGTTGACGCGCACCGCGTGGCGGCCCCGGTTGAAGATCGCGGCCGGCCCCATCTTCTCGAAGTCGAGCGTCGGGTCGGGCGGCGGGTATCCGCCGGGGCGGTCGATGCGCAGCACCTGAGCGCCGAGGTCGGCGAGCAGCATCGCGCCGAAGGGCGCAGGCCCGATCCCCGTGAACTCGACGATCTTCAGGCTCGAAAGCGGTCCTTGCCGCATCGTCGCGGTGCCGGTCATGGCGTGGCGTCCCTCCCTCTCGTGGGTGTCCGGCGTGACGCGCCACGCCGCCCCATTTGTTATGATCATCTATGAAGAAACAACGATAATGTACTGTCAATACAAGAATAAGAACCAACAGAATGCGCCGGTCGTTCCGGCCTGCACACGTACCCGCACCGGCGGGAGGGGGTGAGCCATGGCGACGCTGCAAAGCCGCTTCGACCCGAACGATGCGCAAGCGATGGAGAACGCGCGCGCCTATGACGCGCTGCTGGCCGACATGCAGGAGAAGTTTGCCTGGGCGCTGGGCGGCGGGGGCGAGAAGATGGTCGCCCGCCACTATG
It contains:
- a CDS encoding CaiB/BaiF CoA transferase family protein, with translation MTGTATMRQGPLSSLKIVEFTGIGPAPFGAMLLADLGAQVLRIDRPGGYPPPDPTLDFEKMGPAAIFNRGRHAVRVNVKSVEGRALILRLVAEADALIEGYRPGTMEKLGLGPEDCLAANPRLAYVRMTGWGQDGPLSRMAGHDLNYIGLSGALSLFGEQGKLATGLPPLIGDMGGGGLFMAFGLLAAVIEARQSGKGQVVDAAIVDGSASLYALLKALAVAGGGQTPPGTSTIDGGRHFYRTYVCADGRHVAVGAIEPAFRKVLLKTLGLDSDPRFLSNEVKDEAYCTERLGEIFAGQPRDHWAKLFDGTDGCVTPVLDMAEAEAHPQAAARAAFIDVDGVMQHAPAPRFSRTPGAIAITGAEGCRNAPEALEPWGFGADEIAALRAAGAIE